A single window of Granulicella sibirica DNA harbors:
- a CDS encoding nucleotide sugar dehydrogenase encodes MEDRTARIGIIGLGYVGLPLTLLFSEERFRVTGFDIDFEKVQKLNDGRSYIHRIESAHIAKAQESGFEATSDFSRIAQMDAVLICVPTPLHEDHTPDMSYVVSTMEALAPHVYPGQLVVLESTTYPGTTEEIVVETIERHGRRLGISVMRSDQEELDGVLVAFSPEREDPGNMVTPRRDIPKVVGGVNGVATKAASALYGTVFNRTVPVSSPAAAEMTKLLENIYRCVNIALVNELKQMSEPMGIDIWEVIAAAGTKPFGFQAFQPGPGVGGHCIPVDPFYLTWKAKEFGFQTRFIELAGEVNESMPLYVVQAAERALGRVEMSLADAKILVLGVAYKRDVDDLRESPALTIIELLQRAGADVRYNDPFFPTVGKGRKYELHLKSTPLENLERYDCVLIATDHSTYDYRSIVRDARLVIDSRNATRGIVSTKIVRC; translated from the coding sequence ATTGAAGATCGTACGGCCCGCATTGGGATCATCGGACTCGGTTATGTTGGTTTGCCGCTGACCCTTCTCTTCAGCGAGGAGCGCTTTCGTGTTACCGGCTTCGATATCGACTTTGAGAAAGTGCAGAAACTGAACGACGGCAGATCGTATATCCATCGAATTGAATCGGCGCATATAGCGAAGGCGCAGGAGAGCGGGTTTGAGGCGACGTCGGATTTTTCGCGGATTGCGCAGATGGACGCCGTCTTGATCTGTGTGCCGACGCCTCTGCATGAAGATCACACGCCGGACATGAGCTACGTCGTTTCCACGATGGAGGCTCTCGCGCCGCATGTTTATCCCGGACAACTGGTCGTTCTTGAGAGCACGACTTATCCCGGAACAACAGAAGAGATAGTTGTGGAGACGATTGAACGCCATGGACGCAGACTCGGTATCTCAGTGATGCGCAGCGATCAGGAAGAACTCGACGGCGTCCTGGTCGCCTTCTCACCCGAGCGCGAGGATCCTGGAAATATGGTCACTCCGCGTCGCGATATTCCCAAGGTCGTTGGCGGCGTAAATGGAGTCGCCACCAAAGCCGCATCAGCACTCTACGGAACAGTCTTCAACCGGACGGTACCGGTGTCGAGTCCGGCTGCGGCGGAGATGACCAAGTTGCTTGAGAATATTTACCGCTGCGTCAACATCGCGCTGGTGAACGAACTGAAACAGATGAGCGAGCCCATGGGTATCGACATCTGGGAGGTGATCGCGGCAGCCGGCACGAAGCCGTTCGGGTTTCAGGCCTTCCAGCCCGGTCCTGGAGTCGGGGGGCATTGCATCCCGGTGGACCCGTTCTATCTGACCTGGAAGGCGAAGGAGTTTGGCTTTCAAACGCGATTCATCGAACTCGCGGGCGAGGTTAATGAATCGATGCCACTCTATGTCGTTCAGGCGGCTGAGCGTGCGCTCGGACGAGTTGAAATGTCTTTGGCGGATGCGAAAATTCTGGTACTCGGCGTTGCCTATAAACGCGACGTGGACGATCTGCGCGAATCGCCTGCGCTGACGATTATCGAGTTGTTGCAGCGTGCGGGGGCTGATGTTCGCTACAACGATCCATTCTTCCCAACCGTTGGCAAGGGAAGGAAATATGAGCTTCATCTCAAGTCGACTCCTTTGGAGAATCTCGAGCGGTACGACTGTGTTTTGATCGCGACCGACCATAGCACCTACGACTATCGCTCGATCGTTCGAGACGCGAGACTAGTCATCGACTCGCGCAACGCAACCCGGGGCATCGTGTCCACGAAGATCGTGCGCTGCTAG
- a CDS encoding protease pro-enzyme activation domain-containing protein — protein sequence MTAVAQKPQARITAEVVNSNRALIQGSALPRARADNDAGKVASDMKLQGMSFVFSRSDAQSAALETLIAAQQNPSSPLYHQWLTPDQFASRFGAADADIAKVEGWLQQEGFTVDHVSRSRDRITFSGTAAQVEVAFGAPIHYFTTNGDTHFAPLGSLSVPAAFSASILTIGNVSDFRPKAHVKFMTPETVKANFTSSQSGSHFVTPKDVATIYDINAAYNAGYTGTNQSIAIVGQSSVVLTDISNFQTAAGLTVKAPTPILVPGSGTTASPVTGDEGESDLDLEYSGGIAKGATIYFVYTGNNQNYGVFDSLQYAVDERLSPIISSSYGECETALGAADYASLNAILQQASTQGQTVIAAAGDDGSTDCYEQTGLTSAQQLALAVDFPASSQYVTGMGGTEYLAADVATGNTTYWTAASGSDVISSALSYIPEMVWNDDSSTDGISSGGGGTSQFTARPSWQTGVTGIPSGSFRLVPDISLASSPNNAGYLYCSSDTQSTGITGSCSNGFRDSSDASLTVAGGTSFAAPIFAGMLAIINQSRNSTGQGVINPTLYTLASNSATYSTAFHDTVTGGNQCTAGSSSTTVYCNSTGASAYAAGTGYDEASGLGSVDLNILLTAWPTTSATTLQASSTTLSAATLSPTSGAADVITFTVAPSSTTFTTTPTGSLMLVVDGTTAASTLALTNGVATYTFTSTTAGAHVIEATYSGDSIYASSTGSLALSIGATTSSTGTFIVSAPSLTVADGSSGSSTVTVTPAGGYTGTLSWTLSTNASLTNACYTINNLTVPGTAAVTTSLTIATSSSLCASSSVVGGAGLRKLGNGQITDNRAPSPAPSRSGSMPTAVAFAGLLALLAQRRRPVLRLLLAVVSIGVLGFGLSGCGGSGSNTTTTTTTTTTTSTNATKGTYTLTLVGTDTANTAITASSTFTLTID from the coding sequence TTGACAGCCGTCGCGCAGAAGCCGCAGGCGCGTATCACCGCAGAGGTCGTGAACTCGAACCGGGCCCTGATCCAGGGGTCGGCCCTACCCAGAGCTCGCGCCGATAACGATGCGGGCAAGGTGGCCTCAGATATGAAGCTACAGGGTATGAGCTTTGTCTTCTCTCGGTCCGACGCCCAGTCCGCCGCGCTCGAGACGCTTATTGCGGCCCAGCAGAATCCGTCGTCGCCTTTGTACCATCAGTGGTTGACCCCAGACCAGTTCGCGAGTCGGTTCGGGGCCGCGGACGCGGATATCGCGAAGGTCGAGGGGTGGTTGCAGCAGGAAGGGTTCACGGTCGATCACGTGTCACGCAGCCGTGACCGGATCACCTTCTCCGGAACGGCGGCGCAGGTTGAAGTGGCGTTCGGCGCGCCTATTCACTACTTCACCACGAACGGCGACACGCACTTTGCCCCGCTGGGAAGCCTGAGCGTTCCAGCGGCGTTTTCGGCAAGCATTCTTACAATAGGGAACGTTTCAGACTTTCGCCCCAAAGCGCATGTGAAGTTCATGACCCCGGAGACGGTCAAGGCGAACTTTACCTCAAGTCAGTCAGGTTCACACTTCGTTACTCCGAAGGATGTTGCAACCATCTATGACATCAACGCGGCCTACAACGCGGGGTACACGGGGACAAACCAGTCCATCGCAATCGTTGGGCAGTCCTCGGTTGTTCTGACGGACATCAGCAACTTCCAAACGGCTGCAGGCCTCACCGTTAAGGCCCCTACCCCTATCCTCGTCCCGGGCTCTGGAACTACGGCATCTCCCGTGACTGGAGACGAGGGCGAGTCGGATCTTGATCTGGAGTACTCGGGCGGGATCGCCAAAGGTGCGACGATCTACTTCGTCTACACGGGAAATAACCAAAACTACGGGGTCTTCGACTCCCTGCAATACGCTGTCGACGAGCGCCTCTCCCCAATCATCAGTTCCAGCTACGGAGAGTGTGAGACGGCCCTTGGTGCCGCGGATTACGCTTCCCTGAACGCGATTCTCCAGCAAGCGTCAACGCAGGGACAGACTGTCATCGCGGCCGCAGGAGATGACGGCTCGACCGACTGTTATGAACAGACGGGGCTCACCTCGGCCCAACAACTCGCACTTGCTGTCGACTTTCCCGCCAGCAGTCAGTATGTGACCGGAATGGGTGGAACGGAGTATCTCGCGGCGGATGTGGCCACGGGGAACACAACGTACTGGACCGCGGCGAGCGGAAGCGATGTGATCAGTTCCGCGCTTTCCTACATTCCGGAGATGGTCTGGAACGACGACTCCTCCACGGACGGCATTTCGTCTGGTGGCGGGGGAACTAGTCAATTCACCGCGCGACCGAGTTGGCAGACCGGCGTGACAGGCATCCCATCGGGCAGTTTTCGATTGGTTCCCGACATCTCGCTTGCGTCATCCCCGAACAATGCCGGGTATCTCTACTGCTCGAGCGATACGCAATCTACCGGAATTACCGGAAGTTGCTCCAATGGTTTCCGCGATAGTTCGGATGCCAGCCTTACAGTCGCTGGCGGAACGAGCTTTGCCGCCCCGATCTTCGCCGGCATGCTGGCGATCATCAACCAGAGCCGTAACTCGACGGGGCAGGGCGTAATCAACCCCACACTCTACACGCTCGCCTCGAACTCTGCGACGTACTCAACGGCCTTCCATGATACGGTGACCGGCGGCAACCAGTGTACGGCGGGCTCGTCGTCAACCACGGTGTATTGCAACTCAACAGGTGCTTCTGCCTACGCCGCCGGTACTGGATATGATGAGGCATCTGGCCTTGGTTCTGTCGACCTGAACATTCTGCTTACCGCGTGGCCGACGACCTCTGCCACAACTTTGCAGGCATCTTCTACTACACTCTCCGCGGCGACGCTTTCACCGACGTCCGGGGCGGCGGATGTGATTACGTTCACGGTTGCGCCCTCGTCGACTACGTTCACCACAACTCCGACGGGCAGTCTGATGCTGGTGGTCGACGGGACGACTGCGGCCTCGACACTCGCGCTGACGAATGGAGTCGCAACTTACACCTTTACCTCGACGACAGCTGGTGCCCATGTCATTGAGGCGACTTATTCCGGTGACTCCATCTATGCCTCATCAACTGGCTCTCTCGCTCTTTCCATTGGCGCCACGACTTCATCCACGGGAACCTTTATAGTGTCCGCGCCTTCACTGACGGTAGCTGACGGGTCTTCCGGGAGTTCGACCGTGACAGTCACTCCAGCGGGCGGGTATACAGGTACTCTCAGCTGGACACTTTCGACAAATGCGTCGCTCACGAATGCCTGCTACACCATCAACAACTTGACTGTTCCCGGGACGGCTGCGGTCACCACTTCATTGACCATCGCAACGAGTTCTTCGCTCTGCGCGAGTTCCTCCGTGGTTGGAGGCGCTGGCTTGCGGAAGCTCGGCAATGGGCAAATCACCGATAACCGTGCGCCGTCCCCGGCTCCTTCACGGTCAGGGTCCATGCCAACTGCGGTCGCATTTGCCGGGTTGCTTGCACTCCTGGCCCAACGTCGGCGGCCAGTATTGCGTCTCTTACTTGCCGTCGTATCCATTGGGGTGCTGGGCTTCGGTCTGTCTGGATGCGGCGGGAGCGGCAGCAATACGACCACGACGACCACCACGACTACCACCACGTCGACCAATGCAACCAAGGGTACATACACCCTAACGCTGGTCGGGACCGACACCGCGAACACGGCCATTACCGCCTCCAGTACGTTCACGTTGACGATCGATTAG
- a CDS encoding cytochrome C oxidase subunit IV family protein has translation MSEVHDESNVTDPEHADHHIVSPLQYSYVFGTLLVFTAITVGAAYVDLKWLNPVIALGIASFKAVVVILFFMHVKYQSRLIKMTVGAGFFTFFVLIMMTMSDYISRAWGNW, from the coding sequence ATGTCCGAAGTTCATGATGAATCCAATGTGACCGATCCGGAACACGCAGATCATCACATCGTCTCGCCGCTCCAGTATTCGTACGTCTTCGGCACACTGCTCGTGTTCACCGCGATTACAGTGGGTGCTGCATATGTCGATTTGAAGTGGCTCAACCCCGTGATCGCGCTTGGGATCGCGAGCTTCAAGGCCGTCGTCGTCATTCTCTTCTTCATGCACGTGAAGTATCAGTCGCGTCTGATCAAGATGACCGTTGGGGCAGGCTTCTTTACCTTCTTCGTCCTGATCATGATGACAATGAGCGACTACATCAGCCGCGCCTGGGGCAACTGGTAA
- a CDS encoding deoxyribodipyrimidine photo-lyase, translated as MSAVNAGWASKELQEVLSGARVTERRGGEPDRKGKCVVYWMQRAQRGIDNHAVNLAVAVANEMSLPLVVYFAGISNFPHANLRHYVFLNQGLPDIEGDLAKRNITFLMRKAPSESLRQLLVDVKAAILIGDENPMREPERWRRDIAASVPIPFYTVDTDVIVPSKLIGKAQYGAYTIRPRLYRALPEFLRPYENPCAIASWKRPRGFKSDSVHEDITAGWKDFDRSVRPVAAWKGGTHAALARLKLFTETMLHDCETQRNRPETDGTSAMSPYLHFGHIGPQTIALAIDAAAAANPKLQSARDSYFNELIAWRELAVNFVKYSPDTYDTADCAEEWSRKTIAEHARDEREHLYSLKELELGQTYDELWNAAQIQMVRHGWMHNYLRMYWAKKILEWTPDVQTAMKHAIYLNDKYFIDGRDPNGYAGVAWAIVGKFDRAWGSRPVFGKRRYMSGASTGKKFDSKAYIRQMNALRE; from the coding sequence ATGAGCGCTGTAAACGCGGGATGGGCCTCGAAAGAACTTCAGGAAGTACTGTCCGGGGCTCGGGTGACCGAGAGACGCGGGGGCGAACCAGACCGCAAGGGCAAGTGTGTCGTGTACTGGATGCAGCGGGCGCAGCGCGGGATCGACAACCATGCCGTCAACCTCGCCGTGGCCGTAGCGAATGAGATGTCGCTCCCTCTAGTCGTCTATTTCGCCGGAATCTCGAACTTTCCCCATGCGAATCTGCGGCACTACGTCTTTCTCAACCAGGGCCTGCCAGATATCGAAGGCGACCTGGCCAAGCGAAATATCACCTTCCTTATGCGGAAGGCTCCAAGCGAATCTCTGCGACAGCTCCTGGTGGATGTGAAGGCGGCGATCCTGATTGGGGATGAGAACCCCATGCGCGAGCCGGAGCGTTGGCGGCGCGACATTGCGGCGAGTGTTCCAATTCCTTTCTATACGGTCGATACGGATGTCATCGTACCGTCGAAGCTGATCGGCAAGGCGCAATACGGGGCTTACACGATTCGGCCGAGACTCTACCGGGCCCTGCCTGAGTTTCTCAGGCCCTATGAGAATCCTTGCGCAATAGCCAGTTGGAAGAGACCGCGTGGCTTCAAGTCTGATTCCGTACACGAGGACATAACGGCAGGCTGGAAGGATTTCGATCGGAGTGTTCGGCCGGTTGCAGCTTGGAAAGGTGGCACGCACGCGGCGTTGGCGCGGCTGAAGCTCTTTACGGAGACGATGCTGCATGATTGTGAAACGCAGCGGAATCGTCCGGAGACGGATGGGACCTCCGCAATGTCTCCGTACCTGCACTTTGGACACATTGGGCCACAGACGATCGCGCTGGCCATCGATGCGGCGGCGGCGGCGAATCCGAAGCTTCAGTCCGCGCGAGACAGCTACTTTAACGAGTTGATCGCGTGGCGGGAACTGGCTGTGAACTTCGTGAAGTATTCTCCGGACACCTACGACACCGCCGATTGCGCGGAGGAGTGGTCACGGAAGACGATCGCAGAGCATGCGCGGGATGAACGAGAGCACTTGTATTCGCTCAAGGAACTTGAGCTTGGACAGACGTACGACGAACTTTGGAATGCGGCGCAGATTCAGATGGTGCGACACGGCTGGATGCACAACTATCTGCGAATGTATTGGGCCAAGAAGATTCTCGAGTGGACTCCGGATGTGCAAACGGCGATGAAGCATGCCATCTATCTGAACGACAAATATTTCATCGATGGCCGAGATCCAAACGGATATGCAGGGGTGGCCTGGGCCATCGTGGGAAAGTTCGATCGTGCGTGGGGAAGCCGGCCTGTGTTCGGTAAGCGCCGTTACATGTCGGGCGCGTCAACAGGAAAGAAGTTCGATTCGAAGGCGTATATCCGTCAGATGAACGCGTTGCGGGAGTAA
- a CDS encoding SDR family oxidoreductase, producing MAVMLVTGIAGFIGSHLADALVQQGHEVRGLDNFATGSRRNLAGVADRIDVRVVDLRDEERVAEACEGVDTIFHEGALPSVPRSVKEPRPSHETNIDGTFNLLEGARLAGVKRIVYAASSSAYGDQPGFPRVETMAPKPLSPYAVQKLTCELYLQSYWQVYGIETVCLRYFNIFGPRQVPDSPYSGVMARFILQMMRGEQPVIFGDGEQGRDFTYIANVVQANLLAASALAEKVAGRVFNVACGERHTLNETFGLLAGLLNYARGPKYGPERAGDVRDSLADISAAREAFGYAPELGFEEGLRRTVAWYKTQTEMELTH from the coding sequence TTGGCTGTCATGCTTGTCACCGGTATCGCCGGCTTTATCGGATCGCATCTCGCCGACGCTTTAGTTCAACAGGGCCACGAGGTGCGCGGACTGGATAACTTCGCAACCGGAAGCCGGCGGAATTTGGCCGGCGTGGCGGATCGCATCGACGTTCGCGTCGTTGATTTGCGGGATGAGGAACGGGTTGCGGAAGCTTGTGAGGGGGTCGACACGATCTTTCACGAGGGTGCGCTTCCTAGCGTTCCGCGCTCGGTCAAGGAGCCGCGGCCAAGTCACGAAACCAATATCGATGGGACGTTCAACCTGCTCGAAGGGGCGAGGTTGGCGGGGGTAAAGCGCATCGTGTACGCAGCTTCATCGTCGGCCTATGGGGACCAGCCGGGCTTTCCCCGCGTGGAGACGATGGCACCAAAGCCTCTATCGCCCTACGCTGTCCAGAAACTTACCTGCGAGCTTTACCTGCAGTCGTACTGGCAAGTCTATGGCATCGAGACGGTTTGCCTGCGCTACTTCAACATCTTCGGTCCGAGGCAAGTTCCGGATTCGCCGTACTCCGGTGTGATGGCGCGCTTCATTTTGCAGATGATGCGGGGAGAACAGCCGGTCATCTTTGGAGATGGAGAGCAGGGTCGCGACTTCACTTACATCGCGAACGTAGTCCAGGCTAACCTGCTGGCGGCTTCGGCCCTGGCCGAGAAGGTGGCTGGCCGCGTCTTCAATGTCGCATGTGGTGAACGTCACACGCTGAACGAAACCTTTGGTCTACTTGCGGGTTTGCTCAACTATGCTCGCGGTCCAAAGTACGGACCGGAACGCGCCGGTGACGTGCGAGACTCGCTTGCCGATATCTCGGCCGCACGTGAGGCATTTGGGTATGCCCCCGAACTCGGCTTTGAAGAAGGGCTTAGGCGCACCGTGGCCTGGTACAAGACACAAACCGAAATGGAGTTGACGCATTGA
- a CDS encoding cytochrome c oxidase subunit 3 family protein: protein MANTIATTHDSLHPTLEHPHVHDEHVVLPQHRHHFETENQQREAGSFGMWLFLLTEIMFFGGLFFAYLLYRNWYYPAFASASNQLSVPLGAFNTVILISSGFCMALGVYYAEVRQKTMLVAMLILTTFFGVVFLGVKGVEYHEKWEKHHIPGSSFDISEFVNPPIDAKTGKATEEPLAPDMAQKTQVFFFLYFAMTGMHALHMIIGIAVLGWLTWRAHRFEFSNGYVAPIENFGLYWHFVDIVWLFLFPLLYLINRHPLK from the coding sequence TTGGCTAACACGATCGCAACCACACATGATTCGCTGCACCCGACGCTTGAGCATCCCCATGTTCATGATGAGCACGTTGTGCTGCCGCAGCATCGCCACCATTTCGAGACCGAGAATCAGCAGCGCGAAGCCGGAAGCTTCGGTATGTGGCTCTTTCTGCTGACCGAAATCATGTTCTTCGGCGGGTTGTTCTTCGCTTACCTGCTTTACAGGAACTGGTACTATCCGGCGTTCGCCTCGGCGTCCAATCAATTGTCGGTGCCGCTGGGTGCGTTCAACACCGTTATTCTAATTTCTTCGGGTTTCTGCATGGCTCTCGGCGTCTATTACGCTGAAGTGCGGCAGAAGACGATGCTCGTTGCGATGTTGATACTCACCACATTCTTCGGCGTCGTCTTTCTTGGCGTAAAGGGCGTGGAGTACCACGAGAAGTGGGAAAAGCACCATATTCCGGGGTCGAGTTTTGACATCTCGGAGTTTGTTAACCCCCCAATCGACGCGAAGACGGGTAAGGCGACGGAAGAACCACTCGCTCCCGATATGGCCCAGAAGACTCAGGTCTTCTTTTTCCTTTACTTTGCAATGACGGGTATGCACGCGCTGCATATGATCATTGGAATTGCGGTCCTTGGCTGGCTCACATGGAGAGCGCACAGGTTTGAGTTCTCGAATGGTTATGTCGCTCCTATCGAGAATTTTGGCTTGTATTGGCATTTCGTCGATATCGTGTGGCTCTTCCTCTTTCCTTTGCTGTATCTCATCAACCGGCATCCATTGAAATAG
- a CDS encoding aldo/keto reductase: protein MDYGKLGSTGVTVSRICLGMMTYGSKSWRQWVLEEDDARPFVKAAIEAGINFFDTADVYSLGVSEEITGKLLKEYGPARDELVIATKVFNPMSKDPNDKGLSRKHIMQSVDRSLKRLGTDYIDLYQIHRFDPYTPIEETLTALDDVVRAGKVLYLGGSSMYAWQFLKMLEFQKQNGLAHFVTMQNHYNLVYREEEREMIPLCESEGIGLVPWSPLARGFLAGNRKPGDENGSTLRAQTDDFGRSLYNDADYTVVERVNEVANERGVKPAQIALAWVLSKKAVSSPIIGASKQYQLDDAIGSLPIKLSEEEIKRLEEPYTPHPVLGHN from the coding sequence ATGGATTACGGAAAGCTTGGCTCAACTGGCGTAACAGTTTCGCGCATCTGTCTGGGAATGATGACCTACGGCTCGAAGAGCTGGAGACAGTGGGTGCTGGAGGAAGACGACGCGCGCCCTTTCGTAAAGGCGGCTATCGAGGCAGGGATCAACTTTTTCGATACGGCGGATGTGTACTCGCTCGGGGTAAGCGAGGAGATCACGGGAAAGCTCCTTAAGGAGTACGGGCCGGCGCGCGATGAACTAGTGATTGCGACGAAAGTCTTCAACCCTATGAGCAAGGATCCGAACGACAAAGGGCTGTCTCGGAAACACATCATGCAGTCGGTGGACCGGTCGTTGAAGCGCCTGGGGACGGACTATATCGATCTTTACCAGATTCATCGTTTCGATCCGTACACGCCGATTGAGGAGACGCTTACGGCGCTGGATGATGTGGTGCGGGCGGGAAAGGTTCTCTATCTCGGTGGATCGTCCATGTATGCGTGGCAGTTTCTAAAGATGCTGGAGTTCCAGAAGCAGAATGGCCTGGCGCACTTCGTGACGATGCAGAACCACTATAACCTCGTCTATCGCGAGGAAGAACGCGAGATGATTCCTCTGTGCGAGTCGGAAGGGATCGGCCTCGTTCCATGGAGCCCGCTCGCCAGGGGATTTCTTGCGGGTAACCGAAAGCCTGGCGACGAGAACGGCAGCACGCTGCGGGCACAGACGGATGACTTCGGTCGCTCGCTCTACAACGATGCAGACTATACGGTCGTGGAGCGCGTCAACGAGGTCGCAAACGAGCGCGGCGTGAAGCCGGCCCAGATTGCGCTGGCATGGGTTCTGTCGAAGAAGGCAGTTTCGTCGCCGATCATCGGGGCGAGCAAACAGTATCAGCTTGACGATGCGATTGGCTCTCTGCCGATCAAGCTCTCCGAAGAAGAGATCAAGAGGCTCGAAGAGCCATACACACCGCACCCCGTGCTTGGCCATAACTAG